Within the Coriobacteriia bacterium genome, the region CGCCTTCGTGATAACGCAGGTCGGCCTGGTCTGGAAGCTCGTCATCCTCGTCGTGCTGGTCGCCCTGGCAATCCTGCTGGGCATGTACCTGCAGATGTTCGTGCCCGTGGTGCGCAGGAGGTTCGACCCCGAGACCGGGGAGAACGAGGTGGTGCCCATCGACGAGGTGGGCGAGGACGAGGACTATACCAAAGAAGAAGTGGCATCGGTGCTTTTGGGCGGCGTCGCCGCAGGCGAGGCGCCCGCCGGGCCTTCCTTTAAGACGAGGCGCCCCCTCAAGGTCCTGGCCGTGAGCCAGCATTACTGGCCCGAGCCGTTCGCCATCGCCGACGTGTGCGAGGGGCTGGCCGCCATGGGCCACGAGGTGACGGTGCTTACCGGCACCCCCAACTATCCCGATGGCGACATATATCCCGGCTACGAGAGGGGGGCCCGCAGGAGCCAGGAGCGCAACGGCGTGCACATCAGGCGCGTCAAAATCGTGCCGCGCGGCCGCGAGGCGTGGCAGCGCGTGGTGAACTACTACAGCTTCAGCACCTCCGCCAAGAGGGAGGCGCTGAGGATGCGCGCCGGCTACGACGTGGTGCTGTCGTTCCAGACCTCGCCGGTGATGATGGCCAGGCCCGCGCTGGCCTACGGCGAGAAGCACCACGTTCCCGTCCTTTTGTGGTGCCAGGACCTATGGCCCGAGAGCCTGACGGCGGGCAACATCAAGCGCACCTCGCTCATATACAAGGCGTACGCCCGGGTCTCCCGGAAGATCTACGGGGCGGCCGACGTGCTGGCCGTGACGTCGACGAATTTCTCGGCCTATTTCAAGGACGTGCTGCGCATGGACCGCGAGACGGTCTACCTGCCCCAGTACGCCGAGGACGCCTTTGCGGGGCAGGCCGAGCCGCGCCCCGAGTACGACCCCTCCAAGGTGAACCTGACCTTCGCGGGCAACGTGGGCGCCGCCCAGGCCGTGAACACGCTTGTCGAGGCTGGCCACTACCTGGAGGGGGACGGCAGGTTCGCCCTGCACGTGGTGGGCTCGGGCTCGGAGCTGGAGACGCTCAAGAAGTACCGGGCCGAGATCGGCTCGGGCTGCGTGGAGTTCCACGGCAGGCACCCCCTGGCCGAGATGCCCTCGTTCTACCGCTCCAGCGACGCCATGGTGGCGACCTTCGCCGACAACCCGATCCTGGGCTACACGCTGCCTAGGAAGGTGACCTCCTACATGGCGGCCGGCAGGCCCGTGATCGGCACGGTGACGGGGGAGGCTCGGCGCGTGATCGAAGAAGCTGGCTGCGGCCTGTGCTGCGATCCGGAGGATCCGAAGGGCCTGGCTGAGGCCTGCAGGCGGTTTGCCGACATGAGCCCTGCCGAGCGCGAGGCCATGGGCGAGCGC harbors:
- a CDS encoding glycosyltransferase, which produces MTDFYYTALLLIAVAFVVTLATVPLASKIAWKAGSVDYPSRRRVNTKPTPRMGGIAVMLGVAAGFAAWALLAGPLGLPTPAEAMSVNGVSVAGLAVAVVAMFLVGVVDDAIQLTALNKFFWQIVAACAATASGAVVGEIANPFTGGMLSLGWLAYPLTVAFLVSFANIINLIDGVDGLASGITCICGVALFAISVMAGHTAAAAVAAALVGATLGFLRWNFNPAKIFLGDSGSLLLGFSLGVAVILLNTGETGVSMLLVPMVMVGVPILDTFAAIVRRTRVGVSIGTPDKGHIHHRLLKRGFGQRALVVIIYAITTILCAFAFVITQVGLVWKLVILVVLVALAILLGMYLQMFVPVVRRRFDPETGENEVVPIDEVGEDEDYTKEEVASVLLGGVAAGEAPAGPSFKTRRPLKVLAVSQHYWPEPFAIADVCEGLAAMGHEVTVLTGTPNYPDGDIYPGYERGARRSQERNGVHIRRVKIVPRGREAWQRVVNYYSFSTSAKREALRMRAGYDVVLSFQTSPVMMARPALAYGEKHHVPVLLWCQDLWPESLTAGNIKRTSLIYKAYARVSRKIYGAADVLAVTSTNFSAYFKDVLRMDRETVYLPQYAEDAFAGQAEPRPEYDPSKVNLTFAGNVGAAQAVNTLVEAGHYLEGDGRFALHVVGSGSELETLKKYRAEIGSGCVEFHGRHPLAEMPSFYRSSDAMVATFADNPILGYTLPRKVTSYMAAGRPVIGTVTGEARRVIEEAGCGLCCDPEDPKGLAEACRRFADMSPAEREAMGERGRRYYEEHFAKDSFYSILEKELQRLKDGKDDD